In the Syngnathus scovelli strain Florida chromosome 16, RoL_Ssco_1.2, whole genome shotgun sequence genome, one interval contains:
- the prr12b gene encoding proline-rich protein 12 isoform X1, which produces MERNYSAAGFGDLGSGTGWSYDRSAKASLMYGSAGSSHPDSELLHRQAYGTPHPLQSYATNHHPGGSRQGGAWGGRTLGLSGLFDASLHHSGPSGPDPSVMNLISALDSRGPQPPPSASSLLTQFRTPSWQTAMHTPAPTELFISGALPGSGSFPSSSALSAYQHPGSFSGRSFTPSLSLQDTPTFSPSSNGLLSPHDPLLHIKTSSQSSLGFDRLLSSQSSAYRSSQELAPMAQNHAPPNSSSCHLPPPQFNLLSSQLHNQSSQLYNASMFSSSPALIPTTPPQPLPPHERAIPRQDTVIKHYQRSSPAHSTPLPLQQYLSCGGSMGFQQMPSQHRHAGMSCSSLEEHSPPSDPKPSLQSESQPYQPNIQTPYTSSSSSLASSSLSGSKENKSSASGNSSSNSTSSSSRTSQTPPTASSSASSSSSNPKTSTGTLSAPSRQQPPPQPVPVPPPLPVVPSAQSAPKARLSAYGSPPGSKSSTSLPGQTPPQQQAQSYSPNQPASTHMSQSCASFGSPNPRDISSGAGGNGGKAYTDLGSGGRSFSAEIVFGDSSFSSASHRRAESPSLGYGNAAGATGSGASGVSSLDTGLGSAGSGSGVASAASGGSNSYHLNESSPAPSISSTVPHPGLHSPASARPAQSPGSSGASKYLPSMLSPTFMASSHHMNETHQQPYHSTPPKPKTQSNMLGGERSQEEEDDDFLIQQLLHTQSSTSHSAQHHQASLHRSQLPLSEDADAKGVTYDMNKISEERYHLHSVIRTNSAGTPDPETSISEVTSGLSSQLEISQKKQQQTKSDLPKSTSEGVADSLSHTNHSHQSEHDSLGSVGHYARGDPYTQHPHSHHISHLSPHSQSQQQLSQPPHQSQQNHPHSHPHMELKKASDRTDSSYLCNTPDVRQNQASHQMMNSPPDCPQQTQMLHSVMSRTKMDPQQAQQQHPLSQQDMMGSSRGAGLAGVDSHTQNQSSQLQLQLQNQSLDTRYSLGTPREQSRINQNSTLDMMDQRLSQSRSRDGGGSLSLDRHGIRIGAEGDVVAGERHRQQHSLASHHHPQQTELHGFLSEPDMGLPSTSHFHHVNQSQSHAHHQHQAHGHHQLSHLAHPQAHRMAANVGTPQQLQQSQPRETENHLSHTQMEPLKQHQYDTVSPGGKTRLNPNQQQEQFTSLTSICFSDSLLNDEDRTFFPGMDDMFCSANYKSSCAGNSVTGQTSQEDVTQARGQEGMDVLKTGDGGQRYGLVGHHGDQGYGQYCHGLSGSGNTNLNLDLDSMKTHDLPSTVNTDQLGLIQTQTPAMGLNPSAQDKMTGSVEVGGGSSNPGMTSAIFCSSRPKKMLKTSSSFHLLKQRREPQTLTKKNYAQEYEFEDDEDKADGPADIRLNSRRLPDLLPDLVSSCRKSSGTPGVGGLSPLMTDMDFCHPSTYSSLGHSQALLPQDGPKKRGRKPTKPKREGPPRPRGRPRIRPLPEPSYCRGLMGSTAGESRRGRGRGRGRGRREEGHVEIHQDMNKARNLPYQHQQQQQQQHFGHAQHLQQHPHEHHGQPLDHHHHLSQHLLHHHVPPSHHPIHHQPQQHNYQQHMQQPAQQLQQDPGSPVKVALLGSAMPPSESLLRTDSLSSTDPALSDGSMGSAPSLGPSPGPSANIDNSRNEINQTRDKMLHENSGEITWKKEIEDPLNPEGWGAMQKLSNSVDEKAFDFKPGFMSSFLDFLKTGKKQPGLQLVDDRCEEESMDTCSSLKGGIRPITPTPPLSPQQPFGEERGGEGVDLALSSCPSPCKPLDDELKENLEALPSFSSDEEDSVSKNQDLQKSISSAISALYDTPHSLAAAMASAMVKVPSTISPPTPQEPALSPLPPAIPPLVTAMANGEVGMLTYNQLHAPEENHFVSSQSNREEEEESQSETTGEHREEEEGGGGKTTTEEALEELKVKKEERASERQRSEASKVEDSSSGPSLAPAPLSASASVSPSPPTYSSPSPLPPARLSVSAKSPAPIQQDEEVDPSSPPCKQQQQQQQVSYQAAPTAGTSPPPSTSPPAFPSPPLSNLPQSHSIAPPSTTPPPSCSDQDQEPEAGQASPSSSSSSSSPSVSSSAPPSPPTPEEAPASQRLTALHLAKKQADAAIAGESEAEDSESGGEGIFRERDEFVIRTEDIGTLKMALQTGREPPPIWRVQKALLQKFSPEIKDGQRQFCATSNYLGYFGDAKMRYQRLYVKFLENVNKKDYVRVCSRKPWHRTGLTLRRQTLPKQLPTPPRVERDDRDKERPKEKELKDKKERDQREKAEKEQKERERKEKLEREKQEREHRERHRKETETEQHEDNHRAKEQDKAASLKWQSQQREEKDKETTQPEREHKEREKWSRELKEREEHDRKRQEEKDKQGKDRLQAKERVAEKDRQKSEKEKDLARGIAAREVLEVRRGQVQCVKEENRGVDKKMVRHARGKSTLDKTEAPPKKRKKWMKELPSSSSESDSSLPSEDEGPLRVGLNSRAMREMFRSYVEMLVSTALDPDMIQALEDTDDELYLPPMRKIDSLLNEQKKRLLRRVSMSAQHQEALHIFPKMTADPLESGSVKVRLGGEGYNRKTLNRCKRSIPKQQDLKLSMETCRIYSLYHSLHHYKYHTFLHCKKETDSIEQAADDPGQEEVVQQCMANQSWLERLFNSFMELLSLSGKA; this is translated from the exons CCTCATGTACGGCAGTGCCGGCTCATCACACCCCGACTCCGAGCTGCTCCACCGGCAAGCCTATGGTACCCCGCACCCCCTCCAGAGTTATGCAACCAATCACCACCCGGGAGGCTCCAGACAGGGTGGGGCCTGGGGTGGACGCACATTGG GCCTTTCAGGTCTATTTGATGCCAGTCTCCACCACTCGGGCCCCTCGGGTCCCGATCCATCCGTCATGAATCTGATTTCAGCTTTAGATTCCCGTGGTCCACAGCCCCCACCCTCTGCTTCTTCCCTCCTCACGCAATTTCGCACTCCCTCTTGGCAGACTG CAATGCACACACCGGCCCCAACAGAGCTCTTTATTTCAGGAGCTCTTCCGGGTTCCGGCTCCTTCCCCTCCTCTTCAGCCCTTTCCGCATACCAACATCCTGGCTCTTTTTCTGGACGCTCCTTCACTCCTTCATTATCCCTCCAGGACACCCCCACCTTTAGTCCAAGTTCCAATGGTTTGTTGTCCCCTCACGATCCCCTGCTGCACATTAAAACCTCCTCCCAGTCCAGTTTGGGATTTGATCGCCTGCTGTCTTCCCAGAGTAGCGCCTACCGGAGCTCGCAGGAGCTAGCGCCAATGGCGCAGAACCATGCCCCGCCCAACTCCTCCAGTTgccacctcccccctccccaGTTTAACCTCCTGTCATCCCAACTTCACAACCAGTCCTCTCAGCTCTATAATGCCTCCATGTTTTCATCTTCTCCAGCCCTGATACCCACAACCCCTCCACAGCCACTTCCTCCACACGAGAGGGCAATTCCCCGTCAAGATACCGTTATAAAACATTACCAACGTTCCTCCCCGGCTCATTCCACTCCACTCCCACTCCAGCAATATCTCAGTTGCGGCGGCTCAATGGGCTTTCAGCAAATGCCGAGCCAACACCGTCATGCCGGTATGTCCTGTAGTTCCTTAGAGGAGCACAGTCCACCATCAGATCCCAAACCCTCATTACAGTCCGAGTCACAACCGTATCAACCCAATATTCAAACACCCTAcacctcttcttcctccagcTTGGCCTCCTCCTCCTTATCTGGGTCGAAAGAAAACAAGAGCTCCGCAAGTGGCAACTCCTCATCAAATTCAACATCATCTTCATCGCGAACCTCACAGACCCCGCCGACGGCTTCGTCCAGCGCCTCTTCATCATCTTCAAACCCCAAAACAAGCACCGGCACCTTGTCCGCTCCTTCTCGTCAGCAGCCCCCACCTCAACCGGTACCGGTACCACCTCCTTTGCCGGTGGTGCCATCAGCCCAGTCAGCTCCCAAAGCCCGCCTCTCAGCTTACGGTTCTCCACCAGGGTCTAAATCTAGCACAAGTCTACCGGGCCAGACCCCTCCCCAGCAACAAGCCCAATCATACTCGCCTAACCAGCCAGCGTCGACTCACATGTCTCAGTCTTGCGCTAGCTTTGGTTCTCCGAATCCAAGAGACATCAGTTCTGGAGCAGGAGGGAATGGAGGGAAGGCCTACACTGATTTAGGCTCAGGCGGACGCTCATTCTCAGCAGAGATTGTCTTTGGGGATTCAAGCTTTAGTTCAGCTTCTCACAGAAGAGCAGAAAGTCCTTCTTTAGGGTATGGAAATGCTGCGGGAGCAACAGGAAGTGGAGCATCTGGAGTTTCCTCACTTGATACTGGACTTGGATCTGCAGGTTCCGGAAGCGGGGTTGCCAGTGCCGCCAGCGGAGGCAGCAATTCGTACCACTTGAATGAGTCCAGTCCCGCACCTTCTATCAGTTCTACTGTGCCCCACCCCGGGTTGCACTCTCCTGCTTCTGCACGACCCGCACAATCCCCTGGAAGTTCAGGAGCCAGCAAATACCTACCCTCCATGCTCTCACCCACATTCATGGCGTCGTCCCATCACATGAACgaaacacaccaacagccctacCACTCAACTCCGCCCAAACCAAAAACGCAGAGCAACATGCTTGGAGGCGAGCGCTcccaagaggaggaagatgacgatTTCCTCATCCAGCAATTACTCCACACACAAAGTTCAACTTCTCATTCTGCACAGCATCATCAAGCGTCTTTGCACAGATCCCAACTCCCATTATCTGAAGACGCAGACGCTAAGGGGGTGACTTATGACATGAACAAGATCTCCGAGGAGCGTTACCACCTTCACAGTGTCATTCGTACAAATAGCGCTGGCACTCCGGACCCCGAAACATCTATTAGTGAAGTAACAAGTGGGTTGAGTAGTCAATTGGAAATATCACAGAAGAAGCAACAACAGACCAAGTCGGACTTACCGAAATCCACTTCCGAAGGGGTCGCAGACTCTCTTTCCCATACTAACCACTCGCATCAATCAGAACACGACTCCCTGGGTTCTGTTGGTCATTACGCGAGAGGGGACCCCTACACGCAGCACCCGCATTCCCACCATATCTCCCACCTGTCACCCCATTCTCAAAGCCAACAACAGCTCTCTCAACCCCCCCATCAGTCTCAGCAAAACCATCCTCACTCGCATCCTCACATGGAGTTAAAAAAGGCTTCAGATCGGACAGATAGTTCCTACTTGTGCAATACGCCAGATGTGCGACAAAATCAGGCTTCGCACCAGATGATGAACTCGCCGCCGGATTGTCCTCAGCAAACTCAGATGCTGCATTCTGTCATGTCGCGGACTAAAATGGACCCCCAGCAAGCACAGCAGCAACATCCCTTAAGCCAGCAAGATATGATGGGATCATCTCGAGGAGCAGGGCTGGCAGGGGTGGATTCCCATACGCAGAATCAGTCCTCACAGTTGCAACTCCAGCTACAGAATCAGAGTTTGGATACACGCTATAGCCTGGGAACACCGAGAGAGCAAAGCCGAATCAACCAGAACTCCACGCTAGATATGATGGACCAGCGTCTTTCGCAGTCAAGGAGCAGAGATGGTGGAGGCTCTCTGTCTTTAGATAGACACGGCATCAGGATTGGTGCAGAAGGTGACGTTGTTGCTGGGGAAAGGCATAGACAACAGCACAGTCTGGCATCCCACCACCATCCTCAACAAACAGAGCTTCATGGCTTCCTGTCGGAACCAGACATGGGTTTACCCAGCACCTCTCATTTCCACCATGTCAACCAATCTCAGAGCCACGCACACCATCAACACCAAGCGCACGGTCACCATCAACTTTCCCATTTAGCTCATCCGCAGGCACATCGGATGGCAGCAAACGTAGGAACCCCCCAACAACTCCAGCAGTCCCAACCGAGAGAGACGGAAAATCATCTGTCGCACACCCAGATGGAGCCACTTAAGCAACATCAGTATGACACCGTGAGCCCTGGTGGAAAAACAAGACTGAATCCAAATCAGCAACAGGAGCAGTTTACGTCTTTAACGTCAATCTGCTTTTCAGACTCGCTCTTAAATGATGAAGACAGGACTTTCTTTCCAGGAAtggatgacatgttttgctcagCAAACTATAAGTCCAGTTGTGCTGGAAATTCAGTGACCGGACAGACTTCTCAAGAGGACGTCACCCAAGCTCGTGGGCAAGAGGGCATGGATGTCCTAAAAACAGGAGATGGTGGACAACGTTACGGTCTGGTGGGTCATCACGGAGATCAAGGCTACGGACAATATTGTCACGGTCTCTCCGGATCTGGAAATACAAATCTGAATTTAGACCTTGACTCGATGAAGACCCACGATCTGCCCTCAACTGTGAATACCGATCAACTCGGCCTTATCCAGACGCAAACTCCTGCTATGGGATTGAATCCATCTGCTCAAGACAAAATGACTGGATCTGTGGAAGTCGGCGGAGGTTCGAGCAATCCCGGTATGACCTCGGCCATTTTTTGTTCATCTCGACCTAAAAAAATGCTAAAAACCAGCAGCTCCTTTCATTTGCTGAAACAGCGGCGTGAGCCCCAAACCCTTACAAAGAAAAATTATGCGCAAGAGTATGAATTTGAAGACGATGAAGATAAAGCCGACGGTCCGGCCGATATACGTCTGAACAGTCGACGCCTTCCCGATCTTCTCCCTGACTTGGTTTCTAGTTGTCGAAAGTCTAGCGGTACACCCGGAGTCGGCGGGCTCAGTCCGCTGATGACTGACATGGACTTCTGCCACCCGTCCACTTATTCTTCCCTCGGGCATTCTCAAGCACTCCTCCCCCAGGACGGTCCAAAGAAAAGAGGGAGGAAACCGACCAAACCCAAACGTGAAGGCCCTCCTCGCCCTAGAGGAAGACCACGAATACGCCCTCTTCCGGAGCCTTCTTACTGCCGTGGCCTGATGGGATCAACGGCTGGAGAAAGTCGACGGGGTCGCGGGAGGGGGAGAGGTCGAGGTAGGAGGGAGGAAGGACACGTGGAAATTCATCAAGATATGAATAAAGCACGCAACCTCCCGTATCAGcatcaacagcagcagcagcagcagcacttcGGCCACGCGCAGCATCTCCAACAGCATCCACACGAACATCACGGACAACCGctggaccaccaccaccatctctCGCAACATCTCTTGCATCATCAcgtgcccccctcccaccacccGATACATCACCAACCACAGCAACACAATTACCAACAACATATGCAGCAACCGGCCCAACAGCTGCAACAAGATCCAGGCAGCCCTGTCAAG GTCGCTCTCCTGGGTTCCGCCATGCCCCCATCAGAATCGTTGCTGAGGACCGATTCACTGTCCAGCACCGATCCAGCTCTGTCTGACGGATCCATGGGGTCAGCGCCATCACTGGGCCCCAGTCCTGGACCCAGTGCCAATATCGACAACAGCAGAAATGAAATCAATCAGACGCGGGACAAGATGCTTCATGAGAATTCTGGAGAG ATTACGTGGAAGAAAGAAATTGAAGATCCGTTGAACCCCGAAGGCTGGGGCGCTATGCAGAAACTCTCCAATTCT gtcgacgagaaagcATTTGACTTTAAACCTGGCTTCATGTCATCTTTTTTGGACTTCTTGAAGACGGGCAAAAAACAGCCAGGCCTCCAACTGGTAGATGACAGGTGTGAAGAGGAAAGCATGGACACGTGTTCCTCTCTGAAAGGTGGGATCAGACCCATAACTCCCACACCGCCACTATCGCCGCAGCAGCCGTTCGGCGAGGAGAGGGGAGGCGAGGGGGTGGACTTAGCTCTCAGTAGTTGCCCCAGTCCTTGTAAACCTCTGGATGACGAACTGAAAGAGAACCTGGAGGCCCTGCCGTCGTTCTCCTCTGACGAAGAAGACTCGGTCAGTAAAAACCAAGACTTGCAGAAAAGCATCTCGTCTGCCATCTCCGCCCTTTATGACACTCCTCACTCTCTGGCCGCCGCTATGGCCTCTGCTATGGTGAAAGTACCTTCGACTATCTCTCCCCCAACCCCGCAGGAGCCCGCGCTCAGCCCCTTGCCTCCCGCCATTCCTCCCCTGGTCACCGCTATGGCTAACGGCGAAGTGGGAATGCTCACGTACAATCAACTTCACGCTCCAGAGGAGAACCATTTCGTCTCCTCACAGTCCAacagagaagaggaagaggagagccaAAGTGAGACGACAGGAGAACacagggaggaggaagaagggggAGGAGGGAAAACTACCACCGAGGAAGCTCTGGAAGAGCTGAAGGTGAAGAAAGAGGAGAGAGCATCTGAAAGGCAGAGGTCAGAGGCTTCCAAAGTTGAAG ATTCCTCATCAGGCCCGTCGCTCGCTCCGGCTCCACTGTCAGCATCAGCCTCTGTTTCTCCTTCACCACCCACCTACTCTTCACCCTCGCCGCTCCCTCCCGCGCGTCTGTCTGTCTCCGCAAAGTCCCCGGCGCCGATCCAGCAGGATGAAGAGGTGGATCCTTCTTCTCCTCCCTgtaaacaacagcagcagcagcagcaggtttCCTACCAAGCAGCTCCAACAGCGGGCACCTCGCCACCCCCCTCCACCTCCCCTCCCGCCTTCCCATCGCCGCCTCTCTCCAACCTTCCTCAGAGCCACTCCATCGCCCCTCCGTCCACCACACCTCCCCCATCGTGCTCTGACCAGGACCAAGAACCCGAAGCTGGGCAggcttccccctcctcctcttcttcgtcttcttcaCCATCCGTTTCTTCATCGGCACCTCCGTCCCCACCCACCCCAGAAGAAGCCCCGGCGTCCCAGCGACTCACCGCCCTGCACCTGGCCAAGAAACAGGCCGACGCTGCCATCGCAGGGGAAAGCGAGGCGGAAGACAGCGAGAGCGGAGGCGAGGGAATCTTCCGCGAACGGGATGAGTTTGTTATCCGAACAGAGGACATCGGGACACTCAAG ATGGCTTTGCAGACGGGTCGGGAGCCGCCGCCAATCTGGAGAGTGCAGAAAGCCTTGCTCCAAAAATTCAGCCCGGAGATCAAGGATGGTCAAAGGCAGTTCTGCGCAACCAGTAAT TATCTGGGTTATTTTGGTGACGCTAAAATGCGATACCAGCGTTTGTATGTGAAGTTCCTGGAGAATGTCAACAAGAAAGACTATGTCCGAGTATGTTCCAGAAAGCCATGGCACAGAACTGGTCTGACTTTGAG GCGCCAAACGCTCCCAAAACAACTGCCCACCCCACCGCGAGTGGAGAGAGACGACAGGGACAAGGAGAGACCCAAAGAGAAGGAGCTGAAGGACAAGAAAGAGCGGGACCAACGGGAGAAAGCGGAGAAGGAGCAAAAGGAACGAGAGCGCAAGGAAAAATTGGAGAGGGAGAAGCAGGAGAGGGAGCACAGAGAAAGGCACAGGAAAGAAACGGAGACTGAGCAACATGAAGACAACCATAGGGCTAAAGAACAAGACAAAGCAGCGTCCCTCAAATGGCAGAGTCAGCAGAGAGAAGAAAAGGACAAGGAGACGACACAACCCGAGCGGGAacacaaagagagagaaaagtgGAGCAGGGAGCTCAAAGAGAGGGAGGAACACGACAGGAAGCGACAAGAGGAAAAGGACAAACAGGGGAAGGATCGCCTTCAAGCCAAAGAGAGAGTCGCCGAAAAGGACAGACAAAAATCTGAGAAAGAAAAGGACTTGGCCAGAGGCATAGCAGCCAGGGAGGTGCTGGAGGTCAGGAGAGGTCAAGTTCAGTGCGTCAAGGAGGAAAACAGAGGAGTTGACAAGAAGATGGTGCGCCACGCCAGAGGCAAGAGCACACTGGACAAGACGGAGGCTCCTcccaagaagaggaagaagtggATGAAGGAGTTgccgtcctcctcctccgaATCGGATTCCTCTCTCCCCAGTGAAGACGAAG GTCCTCTGCGCGTTGGACTCAATAGCCGGGCCATGAGAGAGATGTTTCGGAGCTACGTGGAGATGTTGGTCAGCACGGCGCTGGATCCGGACATGATTCAAGCCCTGGAGGACACCGACG ATGAGTTATACTTGCCACCCATGAGGAAGATTGACAGTCTGCTGaatgagcagaaaaaaagattgTTGAGGAGAGTCAGCATGAGTGCTCAGCACCAG GAGGCTCTTCATATATTTCCTAAAATGACAGCAGACCCGCTGGAATCTGGAAGTGTCAAAGTTCGACTTGGTGGCGAGGGTTACAACCGCAAAACTCTCAACCGTTGCAAGAGGAGCATTCCTAAGCAACAA GATTTGAAGCTCTCCATGGAAACATGTCGTATCTACAGTCTGTATCATTCCCTTCACCACTACAAGTATCACACCTTTCTCCATTGCAAGAAGGAG ACGGACAGCATCGAGCAGGCTGCAGACGACCCGGGCCAGGAGGAGGTGGTGCAGCAGTGCATGGCCAACCAGAGCTGGCTTGAGAGGCTTTTTAATTCCTTCATGGAGTTGCTCAGCCTCAGTGGCAAAGCCTGA